The Sphingobacterium bambusae genome includes a window with the following:
- a CDS encoding SusC/RagA family TonB-linked outer membrane protein — MRRRKQHPVGAGKLMGMLLLLFLVLNSGWTAYAQQRTINGVVTSATDQSPLVGVTVRVKGGSEGTSTDQNGRFSLQAATGDVLQFTYIAFLQEDVKVGNSSNLQVVMRTDSRSMDEVVVVGFGTARKSEITAASTSIKAEDFRSSAARNAMDLLQGKVAGLQVSRGASNPNTGVGIQLRGATSVSGTNSPLVIIDNIPGGNLDLLQQADIESITVLKDGSAAAIYGTQANGGVILVTTKKGTAGKTRLDYSTYVNRDYLARRLDFMDADEYRQKIAEGLISDVNDRGASVDALDELLNKDNFSQYHTLAISGGGENNNFRASTYYRDLQSVARENGRTEYGVRANFNGKSFEDRLTTQVDFVTNFNNANLLAGGDMYGGGGWEWAYTRNPTLPLKNEDGTWYYEPTSTNEVARLSEEHYRRQQQTTTLSGTVGYEIIKDLKFNVFGSVQRNSWVDGSYASAASESSVENSVGALGRATQSSRLEFKYAFEPTISFNRVVNDVHSVNAVAGYSYRYEVNQNFNATNRGFPNDVFEENNLNAGNQLVAGRAEMGSYKNDNKIIGFLGRLIYSYDGKYTIQGTYRRDGSSRFGANNKWGNFGSVGAAWNLTSEDFMQNLTFVNDLKLRASYGITGNQDIPNYRSLVTLGTGNNYIYPDGIWRQTYGPTTNPNPNLKWETKHEYNIGVDFSVMNGRLGGAIDMYRRVTKDLLGTYTSQQPSLIMNSIFTNVGQMSSKGVEVTLNAVPVKNENVTWSIDFIGSTNRNRMDRFSDDVYKASFRDFAGIGGSGALGDAIRTFEGNSVGDFYGKRFAGFTEEGKWLFYKRDGSAVSFDQINDSRVDIANNDLTVIGNAMPKYFLSLTNTVKYKNFDVRVFFRGKFGYDILNTTQLSYGNQVSLPNNLINDAFTKHADLKDTYMYSDYYIESGSHVKLDEASLGYTFKINNERIRNFRVYVTGTNLALFTKYSGNDPDLVKDYGLDPGVDGRDRFPTTRSFLVGLNIGF, encoded by the coding sequence TTGAGAAGAAGAAAACAGCATCCAGTGGGCGCTGGAAAACTCATGGGCATGCTGCTGCTGCTATTCCTTGTGCTGAATAGTGGATGGACAGCCTATGCACAGCAACGTACGATCAATGGTGTGGTGACAAGCGCCACCGACCAAAGTCCACTTGTGGGTGTGACTGTCCGCGTTAAAGGTGGATCTGAAGGTACCTCAACCGATCAAAATGGCCGTTTCAGCTTGCAGGCTGCTACAGGTGATGTGCTACAATTTACCTACATTGCTTTTTTGCAGGAGGACGTAAAAGTTGGAAACTCTTCCAATTTGCAGGTGGTGATGCGAACCGACAGCCGCAGTATGGACGAGGTGGTTGTTGTCGGTTTTGGTACGGCTAGAAAGTCGGAGATTACGGCAGCATCGACCAGTATTAAAGCGGAAGATTTTCGCTCGAGCGCGGCGCGAAATGCCATGGATCTCCTGCAAGGTAAGGTTGCAGGGTTGCAGGTTTCTAGAGGAGCCTCTAATCCAAACACGGGCGTAGGGATACAGCTTCGTGGAGCGACGTCCGTTTCTGGGACGAACTCGCCGCTGGTGATTATAGACAATATCCCTGGTGGAAATTTGGATCTGCTGCAACAGGCGGATATCGAATCGATCACCGTACTCAAAGACGGATCTGCTGCAGCTATATATGGAACACAAGCCAACGGTGGTGTTATTTTGGTTACCACAAAAAAAGGAACTGCAGGGAAAACACGCCTAGACTATTCCACATATGTGAACCGAGATTACTTAGCTAGGCGATTGGACTTTATGGATGCGGACGAGTATAGACAGAAAATTGCAGAAGGCCTAATCTCAGATGTAAACGATCGTGGTGCAAGTGTGGATGCATTGGATGAGTTGTTGAACAAAGACAACTTTAGTCAATACCATACTCTTGCTATATCCGGAGGTGGGGAAAACAACAATTTTCGTGCGAGTACCTATTACCGCGATTTGCAGAGTGTCGCTCGGGAGAACGGTCGTACAGAATATGGTGTACGCGCAAATTTCAATGGAAAAAGTTTTGAGGATCGATTGACGACACAAGTTGATTTTGTGACAAACTTTAATAATGCCAATCTACTTGCCGGTGGAGACATGTATGGTGGTGGAGGCTGGGAATGGGCCTATACACGAAATCCTACATTACCACTAAAAAATGAAGATGGTACGTGGTACTATGAACCTACATCCACAAACGAAGTAGCTCGCTTGTCGGAAGAGCATTACCGTCGTCAGCAACAGACCACTACACTCTCCGGTACTGTTGGTTATGAGATTATCAAAGACCTTAAGTTCAATGTTTTCGGATCCGTACAACGTAATTCTTGGGTTGATGGGAGCTATGCTTCTGCTGCGTCAGAATCGTCGGTAGAAAACAGTGTGGGCGCTTTAGGTCGTGCAACGCAAAGTAGTCGACTGGAGTTCAAATATGCCTTTGAACCAACAATTTCCTTCAACAGAGTGGTCAATGATGTACATTCTGTAAATGCTGTAGCGGGTTACAGTTATCGTTATGAAGTTAATCAGAATTTCAATGCGACTAATCGTGGATTTCCGAATGATGTGTTTGAAGAAAATAACTTAAATGCTGGGAACCAACTGGTAGCAGGTAGAGCTGAAATGGGAAGCTATAAGAATGACAACAAGATCATCGGTTTTCTTGGCCGTTTAATCTACTCCTACGACGGGAAATATACCATTCAAGGAACTTATCGTCGTGATGGGTCTAGTCGCTTTGGTGCGAACAACAAGTGGGGTAATTTTGGTTCTGTGGGAGCCGCATGGAACCTTACTTCGGAAGATTTTATGCAGAACTTAACTTTTGTCAATGATCTGAAACTGCGTGCCAGCTACGGGATAACAGGAAATCAAGATATTCCAAACTACCGTTCGTTAGTGACTTTGGGGACAGGAAATAACTATATTTATCCTGATGGTATCTGGAGACAGACATACGGGCCAACCACGAATCCAAATCCGAATTTGAAATGGGAAACCAAGCACGAGTATAACATCGGGGTAGATTTTTCGGTGATGAATGGAAGATTGGGTGGGGCGATTGATATGTACCGTCGGGTCACAAAAGATCTGTTAGGTACCTATACATCGCAGCAGCCTTCTTTGATCATGAACTCTATCTTTACAAATGTGGGGCAGATGTCTTCAAAAGGTGTGGAGGTAACTTTAAATGCGGTACCCGTAAAAAATGAAAATGTAACCTGGTCGATCGATTTTATTGGAAGCACAAACAGAAACCGTATGGACAGGTTTTCTGACGACGTGTACAAAGCAAGTTTTAGAGATTTTGCCGGCATCGGTGGTTCTGGAGCATTAGGGGACGCCATTCGTACATTCGAAGGAAATAGCGTTGGTGACTTCTATGGTAAGCGCTTTGCTGGCTTCACTGAAGAGGGGAAATGGCTGTTTTACAAGCGTGATGGCTCGGCCGTATCTTTTGATCAGATCAATGACTCGCGCGTGGACATTGCAAACAATGACTTAACAGTAATTGGAAATGCTATGCCCAAGTATTTTCTTTCTTTGACAAATACAGTGAAATACAAAAACTTTGACGTGCGCGTATTTTTCCGCGGTAAATTTGGTTATGATATCTTGAATACGACACAGCTTTCGTACGGAAATCAAGTATCTCTTCCTAATAACTTAATCAATGATGCATTCACCAAACATGCCGATTTGAAAGATACCTACATGTATTCCGATTATTATATTGAAAGTGGCTCACACGTGAAATTGGACGAGGCTAGCTTAGGTTATACGTTTAAAATTAACAATGAGCGTATACGTAATTTTCGGGTTTATGTGACAGGAACAAACCTTGCCCTTTTCACGAAATACTCAGGTAATGATCCTGACTTGGTGAAAGATTATGGATTGGATCCTGGTGTGGACGGTCGCGATCGATTCCCTACTACACGGTCATTCCTTGTTGGTTTGAACATCGGATTTTAA
- a CDS encoding FecR family protein, whose protein sequence is MDQKYDAAYIEALAYKLKSGTISDEELAYFNAWYAEQQRQDFPVSPDVARDREELGARIYRHIDQEIATSEQKSTRLFLWKRWTIAAAVILIVGFAGVRYLLPSQQANQVASEAISPASNTAILTLADGSIIQLAEIAAGTVLHTAAADIIKTADGELVYQVKETQGDGEALEYNSITAPAAGKWLVVLPDQSKAWLNASSTISYPTRFAKHERVVKIQGEVYFSVSHQEQVPFYVDCQQQRIRVLGTEFNVEAYGSEEPIKTTLVKGSVAIQTGRQQLQLQPGEQAICSGTALHKEAVDVDAAIAWKNGYFNFNNESLAHVLTKVARWYDVDIVYQTASASNVVLTGKVSNKKNLQSILRFIEYASNIKCTIEGRKVIVSP, encoded by the coding sequence ATGGATCAAAAATACGATGCCGCCTATATAGAAGCGTTGGCATATAAGCTAAAATCAGGAACGATCAGCGACGAAGAGCTTGCCTATTTCAACGCTTGGTACGCCGAACAGCAAAGGCAGGATTTTCCGGTATCGCCCGATGTTGCTCGCGATCGCGAGGAACTTGGCGCACGCATTTATCGGCATATCGATCAAGAGATTGCCACAAGCGAGCAGAAGTCCACCCGTCTATTCCTTTGGAAGAGATGGACAATTGCCGCCGCCGTTATCCTGATCGTCGGCTTTGCGGGCGTCCGTTATCTCCTTCCCAGCCAGCAAGCCAATCAAGTGGCCAGCGAAGCGATCAGTCCGGCCAGCAATACAGCCATCTTGACCCTAGCCGACGGCTCCATCATTCAACTCGCCGAAATTGCTGCAGGCACTGTGCTGCATACTGCAGCAGCAGATATTATCAAAACTGCGGACGGCGAGCTTGTCTATCAGGTTAAAGAAACCCAAGGCGATGGCGAAGCCTTAGAATACAACAGCATCACCGCTCCTGCGGCGGGCAAATGGTTAGTCGTTCTTCCCGACCAGTCCAAAGCTTGGCTCAATGCCTCCTCAACCATTAGCTACCCTACCCGCTTTGCTAAGCACGAGCGTGTTGTCAAAATCCAAGGCGAAGTCTATTTCTCCGTTAGCCACCAAGAGCAGGTTCCTTTTTACGTGGATTGCCAGCAACAACGCATTCGCGTGTTGGGCACCGAGTTTAATGTGGAAGCCTACGGTTCAGAAGAACCGATAAAAACAACCTTGGTAAAAGGCTCGGTCGCTATACAGACTGGCAGGCAGCAGCTACAACTACAACCTGGCGAGCAGGCCATCTGCAGCGGTACAGCCCTGCATAAGGAAGCGGTAGACGTCGATGCCGCCATCGCTTGGAAGAACGGCTACTTCAACTTCAACAACGAGAGCCTCGCACATGTCCTGACCAAAGTGGCACGCTGGTATGATGTCGATATCGTTTACCAAACCGCATCAGCCTCCAACGTGGTATTGACCGGTAAGGTGTCCAATAAGAAGAACCTGCAGAGCATCTTGCGATTTATCGAATATGCGAGCAACATAAAATGCACAATCGAAGGACGAAAGGTCATTGTATCCCCCTAG
- a CDS encoding glucose 1-dehydrogenase: MKDKVMIVTGAAMGLGLAAAEEFAAKGADLLLVDYNGEALQEASHKIKAAFPQIKIESYVADVSKEEDVKGYVALALKAFGRIDGLYNNAGIEGRQAPLVDYDLEVFKRVVDINLMGVYLAMRHVIPVMQKQGYGRIVNVASVGGIRGVVNQTAYVATKHAVSGMTKNAAIEYAKDGILTNAIAPGAILTPMVAEAFKQVNPADPKAAETEYAQRNPVRALGQPKDVAKLVAFLISEDNGYVNGQTIAIDGGESNLYGNS; the protein is encoded by the coding sequence ATGAAAGATAAAGTAATGATTGTGACCGGCGCGGCAATGGGCTTGGGACTAGCTGCCGCCGAAGAGTTTGCTGCAAAAGGTGCGGATCTGCTATTGGTCGATTATAATGGCGAAGCGTTGCAGGAAGCTAGCCATAAGATAAAAGCGGCTTTTCCGCAGATAAAGATTGAAAGTTATGTGGCTGATGTGTCCAAAGAAGAAGATGTGAAAGGTTATGTGGCCTTAGCGCTGAAAGCATTTGGTCGTATTGATGGCTTGTATAACAATGCCGGAATTGAAGGTAGGCAGGCGCCTTTGGTAGATTATGATCTAGAGGTTTTTAAGCGTGTGGTGGATATTAATCTGATGGGTGTTTACTTGGCAATGCGTCATGTTATTCCGGTCATGCAGAAACAGGGCTATGGACGTATTGTCAATGTGGCCTCGGTTGGCGGTATTCGTGGTGTGGTGAATCAAACGGCCTATGTAGCCACAAAACATGCTGTTTCGGGTATGACGAAAAATGCGGCTATTGAATATGCGAAGGATGGAATTTTAACGAATGCAATTGCGCCGGGTGCTATTTTGACACCAATGGTTGCCGAAGCTTTCAAACAGGTGAACCCGGCTGACCCGAAGGCAGCGGAAACGGAATATGCGCAACGCAATCCGGTGCGTGCCTTGGGACAGCCAAAGGACGTGGCCAAGCTGGTTGCCTTCCTGATTTCAGAAGACAACGGTTATGTCAATGGACAAACAATCGCCATCGATGGTGGTGAGTCCAACCTATACGGGAACTCGTAA
- a CDS encoding RagB/SusD family nutrient uptake outer membrane protein, whose translation MNKKFRKVLYTVGIFGSLMATSACTNLDEKVYDTLVNENFYNTKEEVISAVLRPYTHANAWATPGQDGWWRLSEYSADQLAWPVKGRHGQDGGKWIRLHYHTWTGDDAAIQQAWNLMFWGMGLCTSPIEALESRDVATMGITDEEKAAFIAELKLFRAFHYLKIMDLWGNVPIVTQVGIPVSPSTAPRTEVFNFIEKEILENIDKIPVLSTAMTGRMSRAGAYAMLVELYLNAEVWTGTPRWDDCIAAANQLINGNAGAQNGQMALDPNITDAFKPDNHLSKETIFALAYEFQKSNTQPQWTGDFFYFNQRDITGGGRNGNDGTVVIPGVYAKFPTADLRKTAWMLHGPQMRFDDPTKPVLGSNDEYQGQPVVFVDNIRKNLEAIRNGTDPELLPSDMTTGEGTSGVRFNKYQLGHIAHPSYNSTDWHFYRLTWVYFAKAEALMRKNGGTATSEAVDLINASKRRAYSADDWSTYAYNTSNLTLTELLAERGREFIFEGFRRQDLIRFGRFHTDSWWDHKPTDINKTLFAIPNNQRVLNANLDQNTGYN comes from the coding sequence ATGAATAAGAAATTTAGAAAAGTATTATATACAGTAGGGATTTTCGGTAGCCTTATGGCCACAAGTGCCTGCACGAACTTAGATGAAAAGGTATATGATACCTTGGTGAATGAGAACTTTTACAATACTAAGGAGGAAGTTATCTCTGCAGTGTTGCGTCCCTACACGCATGCCAATGCTTGGGCAACACCTGGACAGGATGGATGGTGGCGCCTAAGTGAATATTCCGCAGATCAGTTGGCTTGGCCTGTAAAAGGTCGGCACGGCCAGGATGGTGGTAAATGGATTAGGTTACACTACCATACATGGACAGGGGATGATGCTGCTATACAGCAGGCATGGAACCTAATGTTTTGGGGAATGGGTTTGTGTACGTCTCCAATTGAAGCATTGGAAAGCCGTGATGTCGCGACGATGGGTATTACGGACGAGGAAAAAGCAGCATTTATTGCAGAGCTCAAGCTATTCCGTGCTTTTCATTATCTGAAGATTATGGATCTTTGGGGTAATGTCCCTATTGTCACACAGGTGGGTATTCCTGTTAGTCCTTCCACAGCGCCTAGGACTGAAGTGTTTAATTTCATCGAGAAGGAAATTCTAGAAAACATTGATAAAATCCCTGTACTATCAACGGCAATGACTGGTCGTATGTCTAGAGCAGGAGCTTACGCTATGTTGGTGGAATTATACTTAAACGCAGAAGTTTGGACAGGTACACCGCGCTGGGATGATTGTATCGCTGCGGCAAACCAATTAATTAATGGTAATGCGGGGGCACAGAATGGCCAAATGGCATTGGATCCCAACATTACGGATGCTTTCAAGCCGGATAACCATCTGTCAAAGGAAACGATTTTCGCGTTAGCCTACGAGTTCCAAAAATCCAATACCCAGCCGCAATGGACCGGTGATTTCTTCTACTTTAACCAGCGCGATATTACCGGGGGAGGAAGAAATGGCAATGATGGAACAGTAGTAATTCCAGGTGTTTATGCCAAATTTCCTACTGCGGATTTACGTAAAACTGCTTGGATGTTGCATGGACCACAGATGCGATTTGATGATCCAACCAAACCGGTGTTAGGAAGTAATGATGAGTATCAGGGACAGCCGGTGGTTTTTGTAGATAATATCCGTAAAAACCTAGAGGCGATCCGCAATGGTACTGATCCGGAACTTTTACCTTCCGATATGACGACCGGCGAAGGAACCAGCGGTGTACGGTTCAATAAATACCAATTGGGACATATCGCACATCCGAGCTACAATAGCACCGATTGGCATTTCTACCGCCTGACATGGGTTTACTTTGCCAAAGCGGAAGCTTTAATGCGGAAAAATGGTGGAACTGCAACAAGCGAAGCGGTAGATTTGATCAATGCGTCAAAACGCAGAGCATACAGTGCGGATGACTGGTCAACTTACGCCTATAACACCTCAAATTTGACATTAACCGAGTTGCTTGCGGAGCGAGGACGTGAATTTATATTTGAAGGATTTAGACGTCAAGATTTGATCCGTTTCGGCCGCTTCCATACCGATTCTTGGTGGGATCACAAACCAACGGATATCAACAAGACCTTGTTTGCCATTCCAAACAATCAACGTGTATTGAATGCCAACCTAGACCAAAATACAGGATACAATTAA
- a CDS encoding SusC/RagA family TonB-linked outer membrane protein — MMNKTLPTPWYRKISVHRHVHPCLSRLKLTALLILLIVQVQARSYAQPISIHKTNGSLADILNEIRKQSGYDFLYNQLLLKNSKPITVNIENATVEQALAICLKNQPISYIIEDQTVILQKKATSGQATKDERASSVDKALQLQVRGKIIDEQQQALESVTVLNLRSNETTRSDAQGNFGMPANPGDQLRFSLLGYTPKTVSIGNGQQALNVQLQQTSVQLDETVVTALGIRREERSLGYAVSEVDGEGLKKARETNVINSLAGKVPGLIINSTAGGPAGSSRVIIRGNTTVTGNNQPLYVVDGVPIDNSNYGGTGSGQYAEGYDMGDAISAINPDDIDKISVLKGPSAAALYGTRAANGVILITTKKGSTNKALGIEFNSTSSFETQLTTYDGYQRLFGQGTKQNVPTSALQARTTLFQNFGARLDPDLMVESYDGVMRPYAFVEDNIGGFFRTGSTYSNNLSFTSGNENSSFRFSAADLRVKDIIPASGVRRNTFSLNGTSKFGSKISLEARAMYMNENVKNRPALADSPSNIGNAFIGLASNMDQSLFANTYKNPDGSYIEWGGGQYRLNPYWVINEMYNETNKNRLMAAAQLSYTATSWLNVQGRASTDLTFLDFEKFSPRTTPGFVTGGLDQMDRKFVTTEADVLVTAQKQVTTDLHLSARLGGSISRVDNSGRTMQFTNMTVRDAIIPTSFTDKNILPMSYARHLNSLYGLFSAGYKNYLYIDASVRRDASSTLPENGNSYIYPSVAGSFVFSDAFKIDKSFLSFGKFRASAAEVGGDTEAYLLDLYYAINPLSFNGQAYGGAATEVLPAQGLRPTRTRSFELGTELKFLNNRIGLDVTYYTQKSRDQINRVPIPYSSGFQTRMINAGVVSNRGVEILLNTSLIAKEKFQWDMSFNFARNVNMVESLADGVPFLTLSDARWMSVAVVAKPDAPYGSILAFDQQTDPQGNIILDPVSLLPLQSEERQLVGKGIYDWTGGISNTMNYQNFSLSFIMDIKSGADMFSMTNLFAASRGSLNSTLEGRNEWIISEEERQMANMTIEQWTAAGNVRGLVPKGVIRSIDENGNEVFTENTRAVDPSVYWAQIVQDGGVARPYIYDASYVKMREITFGYRLPTALTRKWGIQDMQVSVVSRNPFIIYKDVPNIDPDSNYNNGNGQGLEYGSLPTRKSWGINLNVRF; from the coding sequence ATGATGAATAAAACCTTACCGACACCCTGGTACCGCAAGATCAGCGTACACCGGCATGTGCATCCCTGCCTGTCGCGCCTGAAACTCACGGCCTTGCTTATTTTGCTGATTGTCCAAGTACAAGCACGCAGCTATGCACAACCCATTAGCATACACAAAACCAATGGTTCACTAGCCGACATCTTAAATGAAATCCGCAAACAGAGTGGCTATGATTTTCTGTACAACCAGCTCCTGCTTAAAAACAGTAAGCCCATTACCGTCAACATTGAAAATGCAACGGTAGAGCAAGCTCTGGCGATCTGTTTAAAGAACCAACCTATTAGCTACATCATCGAAGATCAAACGGTCATTTTACAAAAAAAAGCCACGAGCGGCCAAGCAACAAAAGACGAGCGCGCGTCGTCCGTAGACAAAGCGCTTCAATTGCAGGTTCGTGGAAAAATAATAGATGAGCAACAACAAGCCTTGGAAAGTGTTACGGTGTTGAACCTCCGCAGCAACGAAACGACGCGTTCAGACGCGCAGGGCAATTTCGGCATGCCCGCAAATCCCGGCGATCAACTTCGCTTCTCCCTACTGGGCTACACCCCAAAGACAGTAAGCATCGGCAACGGACAGCAAGCACTTAACGTACAACTACAGCAAACCTCCGTACAGCTAGACGAAACCGTCGTCACCGCTCTCGGTATTCGCCGCGAAGAGCGTTCCCTAGGTTACGCCGTTTCGGAAGTCGATGGCGAAGGGCTAAAGAAAGCCCGCGAAACCAATGTCATCAACTCGCTGGCCGGTAAAGTGCCGGGGCTTATCATCAACAGCACGGCCGGTGGGCCGGCAGGCTCCTCCCGCGTCATCATCCGTGGTAACACGACCGTAACCGGCAACAACCAACCGCTCTACGTGGTGGATGGCGTACCTATTGACAACTCCAACTACGGTGGAACCGGGTCAGGGCAGTATGCAGAAGGCTACGATATGGGCGATGCTATCTCGGCTATAAACCCGGACGATATCGACAAGATCAGCGTACTAAAAGGCCCATCTGCAGCAGCACTTTACGGAACACGAGCTGCCAATGGGGTCATCCTCATCACCACAAAAAAAGGAAGCACCAACAAAGCCTTGGGCATTGAGTTTAATAGCACCTCCTCTTTTGAGACGCAGCTAACCACCTACGATGGCTATCAACGTCTTTTTGGGCAAGGCACCAAACAGAATGTACCTACCTCAGCGCTGCAAGCACGCACCACGCTGTTCCAAAATTTCGGTGCCCGCTTGGATCCCGATCTGATGGTGGAATCCTATGATGGCGTTATGCGTCCCTACGCTTTTGTAGAAGATAATATTGGCGGCTTCTTCCGCACCGGATCCACCTACAGTAACAACCTATCGTTTACCAGTGGTAATGAAAACTCCTCCTTCCGCTTTTCGGCGGCCGACCTGCGCGTTAAAGACATTATTCCCGCCAGTGGCGTGCGCCGGAATACCTTCAGCCTGAACGGCACCTCCAAGTTTGGCTCCAAAATATCGCTGGAGGCACGCGCCATGTACATGAATGAGAACGTGAAAAACAGACCAGCCCTTGCCGATAGCCCCAGCAATATAGGCAATGCCTTTATCGGTCTAGCCAGCAACATGGACCAGTCCTTGTTTGCAAACACCTATAAAAACCCAGATGGATCCTATATTGAATGGGGCGGTGGGCAATATCGCCTAAACCCCTACTGGGTCATCAATGAAATGTACAATGAAACCAATAAAAACAGGTTGATGGCGGCAGCACAACTGAGCTACACCGCGACCTCTTGGCTGAACGTGCAGGGACGCGCCTCTACTGACCTCACCTTCCTAGATTTCGAAAAGTTCAGTCCACGCACCACGCCGGGCTTCGTTACGGGCGGTCTCGACCAAATGGATCGCAAATTTGTAACCACCGAAGCGGACGTCTTGGTAACTGCCCAAAAACAGGTGACCACCGATCTACATCTTTCCGCACGCCTCGGCGGTAGCATCTCCCGGGTGGACAACAGTGGGCGCACCATGCAGTTCACCAATATGACCGTGCGCGATGCCATTATCCCGACCAGCTTCACCGACAAGAATATCCTACCCATGAGCTACGCCCGGCACCTCAACTCTTTGTATGGGTTGTTCAGCGCCGGCTATAAAAACTACCTGTACATCGATGCCTCGGTTCGCCGCGATGCCTCCTCCACGCTGCCGGAAAATGGCAACAGCTATATCTATCCCTCCGTGGCCGGTAGCTTTGTGTTCAGCGATGCCTTTAAAATCGATAAATCCTTCCTCTCCTTTGGTAAATTCCGTGCTTCAGCAGCCGAAGTGGGTGGCGATACAGAAGCCTATCTGTTAGATCTGTATTACGCCATCAACCCCTTGTCCTTCAATGGGCAGGCCTATGGTGGAGCAGCCACCGAAGTACTACCCGCGCAAGGACTACGGCCTACGCGTACACGATCCTTCGAGTTGGGTACCGAGCTGAAGTTCCTGAACAACCGCATAGGCCTCGATGTCACCTACTACACCCAAAAGTCCCGCGACCAGATCAATCGTGTGCCCATTCCCTACTCATCCGGTTTCCAAACCCGCATGATCAATGCCGGCGTGGTGTCTAACCGGGGTGTGGAAATTTTGTTGAATACCAGCCTCATTGCCAAAGAAAAGTTTCAGTGGGATATGAGCTTTAACTTTGCACGCAATGTCAACATGGTTGAATCCTTGGCAGATGGCGTTCCCTTCCTCACCTTGTCGGATGCGCGTTGGATGAGTGTCGCCGTCGTAGCAAAGCCCGATGCTCCTTATGGATCCATCCTTGCCTTCGATCAGCAGACCGATCCGCAGGGCAATATTATTTTGGATCCCGTTTCGCTCCTGCCGCTACAAAGCGAAGAACGTCAACTTGTCGGAAAAGGAATCTACGACTGGACGGGCGGTATCAGCAATACCATGAACTACCAAAACTTTAGCCTTTCCTTTATTATGGATATCAAATCGGGTGCAGATATGTTTTCCATGACCAACCTCTTTGCTGCCAGCCGCGGAAGTCTAAACAGCACGCTGGAAGGACGTAACGAATGGATCATTTCCGAAGAAGAACGGCAGATGGCCAATATGACCATCGAGCAGTGGACAGCAGCTGGTAATGTACGCGGACTGGTGCCCAAAGGCGTAATCCGCAGCATCGACGAAAATGGCAACGAAGTGTTTACTGAAAACACACGCGCCGTCGATCCATCCGTGTATTGGGCACAGA
- a CDS encoding RNA polymerase sigma factor, translated as MTQRYGDYPDETLIGLLKTDDRRAFQELYERYWEKLFFTAARTLGNPEEAEECVQDIFCNLWLRRESLLLKHSFHTYLSVATKYKVIDKLQQRHRNRVALAEAVIYLSTTEPSVETHILEKELMERLTASITALPEKCRLVYQLSREQYKTHKEIALELGISEKTVNNHLVKALRDIKNALVGTIPLL; from the coding sequence ATGACGCAGCGCTATGGCGACTACCCCGATGAGACACTCATTGGGCTGTTAAAGACAGACGATAGGCGGGCATTCCAAGAACTCTATGAGCGCTATTGGGAGAAACTATTTTTTACAGCAGCGAGAACCCTAGGCAATCCGGAAGAAGCAGAGGAATGTGTGCAGGATATCTTCTGCAACCTATGGCTACGACGGGAATCACTCCTACTAAAGCATTCCTTTCATACCTACCTCAGTGTTGCCACGAAATATAAAGTGATCGATAAATTGCAGCAGCGCCATAGAAACCGTGTTGCGCTGGCCGAAGCGGTAATCTACCTATCCACAACGGAACCCTCCGTCGAAACGCATATCCTGGAAAAAGAATTGATGGAACGATTGACGGCGAGCATTACAGCCCTGCCAGAAAAATGTCGGCTGGTGTATCAATTAAGTCGTGAGCAGTATAAAACGCATAAGGAAATTGCCCTAGAGCTCGGCATATCCGAAAAGACGGTCAACAACCATCTGGTAAAGGCTTTGCGCGATATCAAAAATGCGCTAGTAGGAACCATTCCACTGTTGTAA